The following is a genomic window from Maledivibacter sp..
GGTATTTTTTATTATTGAAATTATACTTCTTTAAAGCTGTACCTATTAGATATAGGATTATTAAGACCGGCATTATATCGAAGAGAATTAGAAATAGCATAAAAGACTCCTTCGGGATTTGATTATATCATTATGAAAGTACAGAAAGCTGGAAAACCCAGCTTTTGCTTCTATAACAATTTGTGAAAATAAAGATATTGACTATCATAGATATAGTTGGATAAAATTATTTCCTATCTACTCCCTTACCAAAACTATCCTTCTGCCTCAACAAATCAACATATTCTTTAACCTTAGCTATATCTTCCTTAGACAGATCACCTACATCTAAGGTATAAGAAGCTTTGCTTTCTTTTAGGACTATTTCTTTGTATAAATTTCTGATGTCTGTTCTTCCTAGAAGATAGTCTGTTGAAACATCGAAAAAATCAGCAATTTTTTGGAGTATTTGAAAATCAGGTTTTCTTTGTCCCGTTTCATACATGGCTATTGTACTTGGAGATAGATTAAGTAATTTTGCTAATTGTCGTTGGGTGAGTTTTCTTTCATTTCTTAGTTGTTTTAATATTGCATTCATACAATTCCCCTGTTAGTCTTATTTTGTATCATAGTATATAACTAATTTATCACTAAATGTGAGAATTATCAAATAAATAAAGACAAAATCACAAAAAGTGAAAATTGCATATAATAGTTGTTGACAATATCACTAAATGTGATACAATGTTATTGTCGACACTCACATAACGTGAAGAGTAGAGGAGGTGGTTTAGTGGAAACTCTTAGTGGACTAAGGCAGAAACTTGGGCTGACCCAAAAGGAATTACATGAGAAAACGGGTATACCAATGAGTTCTATTGCAATGTATGAAATAGGTGAAAGAATGCCTAGTTTAAAAAGAGCTAAAAAGCTCGCTAAATTTTTTGAAGTACCAATAGAAGAAATTGCTTTTGGGAAAAAAGTTCACAATGAGTGATATATATAATGCTGCATAAAAACAGACTAGAGGAATGAATTGATGCAAGAAAGGAAAGTTATTATTATGAAGATATAAAGTCTATTAGCTTTTATATTATAATACGGGGACAGACCCCTAGACATATTATGAAGATAGCATGTCAAATGGGTTAGTTCCCGTGGTATATTCTACAAATTATTATTAGCCCATAAAAAACTATATTTAAATTCAAATTGTTTCTTAATAAGGATTGAAAAAAATATATATGTTGTGGTAAAATATACCAAGAGGCATCCCGAACGTTTGTTTGTTCTATTTATTCCTTTGTAGTATATCAATAAATTTTTTTATATCTCCGGGACATATTTGTTTATCTTGTATTTCCTTGGCTAATATTAGATATTCATGGGATATTTCTTTGGTGAGATAATGTTTACTTAATTGTATTTGGCTTGGATCATCTGCGGTATCAAGTAAATAATCTATAGAAATATTAAAGATACACGATATTTTTTTTAGTGTGGAGGTATCGGGGTCTCTTTTATCAATCTCATACATACCTATAGTGCCTCTAGAAACACCTATTTGTTTTGCTAGATCACTTTGTGTTAAATTAAATTCTTTGCGTAATAAAGATAATTTTTTACCAAATGACATTTTGGGCCTCCTAAAAATGACTTTCATTTTGATTGTAACATGAAATGGGGCTTCTAGTAATCCACTGAAACGATAAGTTGCAAAACTATGATAATAATTGACAATCATATAAAAATTTACTATTATTGTTTTATGGTTGTAACTCAATGTTACATATATTCCGCTGAAATATTATGGTGAAAAATGGATTATTTATAAATTTGAAATTATTTATGAAGTGACTTGATATAAAGAGGTAGTAAAGCTTAAGGAAGTTCAATGAACATCATAAAGGGATAGTTTGGGAGGTGGTATATAATGAAAGAGATAGAAGCAAAGATTAAGCAAAATATCAAAAACAGAATCGATACATTAAGATTAGAATTAAATGAAGTATATGAGACACAAGGACATACTAAGGAAGTAGTTAAGATGAGTCAAGAATTAGATAAATATATTTTTTTTGCCCAGCGAGAAGCTATGAGAAAGAGCGGAGATGAATAGATACTAGATTGCCCATGTAGGGTTACATAATAGGGTAATAACTAAGTATTTTATATGGAAAAAGGGCAAGCCCCTATGGAAATCTCCATGGAGGCTTATTTTACTTCTCTAAACTCTTTTCCTTTAAATACCCTTATTGGATCACCACGTTTAATGCTGTGATGTTTTTCCCAAAGAGTTTTATGTCTTTCTTTATTTTTTTCATTATTTAATTCTTCGAGTTTTCTATTTAATCTAATCATAGCAAGCTTTTTATTTTGGTATTGACTTCTTTCCTCTTGAGCCTTTACAACTATTCCCGTAGGGTTATGGGTGATTCTGACCCCTGTCTCAAGCTTATTGACATTTTGACCTCCATTACCGCTGGACCTCATGGTCTCAATCTTAATATCCTTTAAGCTCAAAGCTATATTTTCTTCCTCATTAAAGGTTTCAATCTCAATAAACCAATTTTTTCTTTTATGATTAGGTCTAAATTCACTCTTGCATACCCATAGCATACTTCCTTCTATAGATACCACATAGTCTTTAGCCGCTTTACCTGTCAATCTAAGAAAAACGGACTTTAGAGTATTCCTTTCCTCACCTTCAGTATAGGCAAGGAGGG
Proteins encoded in this region:
- a CDS encoding helix-turn-helix domain-containing protein — its product is MNAILKQLRNERKLTQRQLAKLLNLSPSTIAMYETGQRKPDFQILQKIADFFDVSTDYLLGRTDIRNLYKEIVLKESKASYTLDVGDLSKEDIAKVKEYVDLLRQKDSFGKGVDRK
- a CDS encoding helix-turn-helix transcriptional regulator, whose amino-acid sequence is METLSGLRQKLGLTQKELHEKTGIPMSSIAMYEIGERMPSLKRAKKLAKFFEVPIEEIAFGKKVHNE
- the prfH gene encoding peptide chain release factor H; protein product: MWVQISAGSAPIECCRFVYLLLKKIEKECIRKDIKTTLLAYTEGEERNTLKSVFLRLTGKAAKDYVVSIEGSMLWVCKSEFRPNHKRKNWFIEIETFNEEENIALSLKDIKIETMRSSGNGGQNVNKLETGVRITHNPTGIVVKAQEERSQYQNKKLAMIRLNRKLEELNNEKNKERHKTLWEKHHSIKRGDPIRVFKGKEFREVK
- a CDS encoding helix-turn-helix domain-containing protein: MSFGKKLSLLRKEFNLTQSDLAKQIGVSRGTIGMYEIDKRDPDTSTLKKISCIFNISIDYLLDTADDPSQIQLSKHYLTKEISHEYLILAKEIQDKQICPGDIKKFIDILQRNK
- a CDS encoding aspartyl-phosphate phosphatase Spo0E family protein → MKEIEAKIKQNIKNRIDTLRLELNEVYETQGHTKEVVKMSQELDKYIFFAQREAMRKSGDE